In Fluviispira sanaruensis, a genomic segment contains:
- a CDS encoding methyl-accepting chemotaxis protein: MEEIRFKPTVLVLLAIIGAVVIATTGFLSTDWMLTTAVGVVLFLLSYVWFFAVRKRIDEILTHDLDKIANEAARAIREELESKGVNASERKVFDKEKNLDNREKSFEGKEKSLEGKERTLENKERELLTREKDLLRKIEELESKKKSFEQTTAIPSVSVAASSRSKDSSKEEVYEREIIALRHQLLHMEEVNNARLSTLQHEFQSKNVQAQKNMEFWKSSAESMNKKLQEQKREFESLAKTLESRAVLSEERALEQQNRLAKLQLENSQKEVGVSEQVQRLEEIISLVPEMTNQLHNVTHQTERSAIEIGDKVRFIYEKAQEHLEESNEISAQFRGGKGNNNNTSLSEVIQSSLSLLREMIEMLEQNSKLNMDYSKAIDTILVNTAEINKISDEIQYISDQTNLLALNAAIEAARAGEHGRGFSVVAEEVRKLSDRTSLASNNIIQIVGKVNSSVRDISRSLLENLKKNTEKKTHVDHAVNELVRTAEESTEVFTKLISNAVASSESVAKNIDQIILSLQFQDITKQQIDQALQPLERIKINIEDLLNKALQNDALALKTAHQSGSSGGAANGGGTPPPPPSTPPAGTPPPSSMPPPKASAAPSGATAAPPPPVKPVPAAVKPTETAAQAEEDESLTKGDVVFF, from the coding sequence ATGGAAGAAATCCGATTTAAACCCACAGTTCTTGTCCTGCTCGCCATAATTGGTGCAGTTGTGATCGCAACAACAGGCTTTCTGTCTACAGATTGGATGCTTACGACAGCTGTCGGTGTGGTGCTGTTTCTTTTGTCATATGTCTGGTTTTTTGCAGTAAGAAAAAGAATAGATGAGATCTTGACTCACGATTTAGACAAAATTGCTAATGAAGCTGCACGTGCAATCCGTGAAGAATTGGAATCAAAAGGGGTAAATGCTTCTGAACGTAAAGTTTTCGATAAAGAAAAGAATCTTGACAACCGCGAAAAATCATTCGAAGGCAAGGAAAAATCTCTTGAAGGAAAAGAAAGAACTCTCGAAAATAAAGAAAGAGAATTGCTGACCCGTGAAAAGGATCTTTTAAGGAAAATCGAAGAACTAGAAAGCAAAAAGAAATCTTTCGAGCAAACCACAGCGATACCTTCTGTTTCTGTAGCGGCTTCCTCACGCTCAAAAGATAGTTCTAAAGAAGAAGTGTACGAGAGAGAAATAATTGCACTGAGACATCAGCTCTTACATATGGAAGAAGTGAATAATGCTCGTCTCTCTACATTGCAGCATGAATTTCAATCAAAAAATGTGCAAGCACAGAAAAATATGGAGTTTTGGAAATCCTCTGCTGAGAGCATGAATAAAAAATTACAAGAACAAAAGAGAGAGTTTGAATCACTAGCAAAAACACTCGAAAGCAGAGCTGTTCTTTCTGAAGAGAGAGCCCTTGAGCAACAAAATAGATTGGCAAAATTGCAGCTCGAAAACTCACAAAAAGAAGTGGGTGTGAGTGAACAAGTGCAACGGCTCGAAGAGATCATTTCTCTCGTACCTGAAATGACCAATCAATTGCATAATGTAACACATCAAACAGAAAGAAGTGCGATTGAGATAGGGGATAAAGTTCGATTTATTTATGAAAAAGCTCAAGAGCACCTTGAAGAATCAAACGAAATATCTGCGCAATTTAGAGGCGGTAAAGGGAACAACAACAACACTTCACTCAGTGAAGTGATCCAAAGCAGCTTATCTTTGTTACGAGAAATGATCGAAATGCTCGAACAAAACTCGAAATTGAATATGGATTATTCAAAAGCAATTGATACTATCCTCGTTAATACTGCAGAAATTAATAAGATCAGTGATGAAATCCAATATATCTCCGATCAAACGAACTTACTTGCTTTGAACGCGGCCATCGAAGCGGCACGTGCGGGTGAGCATGGACGTGGTTTCTCTGTGGTTGCTGAAGAAGTGCGTAAACTTTCTGACCGCACAAGTTTAGCAAGCAACAATATTATTCAAATCGTTGGTAAAGTGAACTCAAGTGTAAGAGATATAAGTAGAAGTTTATTAGAAAACTTAAAGAAAAATACGGAGAAGAAAACACATGTCGATCATGCAGTGAATGAACTCGTCAGAACGGCTGAAGAGAGCACTGAAGTCTTTACTAAACTGATTTCGAATGCCGTGGCAAGTTCCGAAAGTGTTGCCAAAAATATCGATCAAATCATACTCAGCCTCCAGTTCCAAGACATAACGAAGCAACAGATCGATCAAGCTCTGCAACCTCTTGAGAGAATAAAGATAAACATTGAAGATTTGCTTAACAAAGCGCTGCAAAACGATGCGCTGGCCCTGAAAACAGCACACCAGAGTGGTAGTAGTGGAGGTGCTGCAAACGGTGGAGGCACACCTCCACCTCCACCCTCGACTCCACCGGCAGGCACACCTCCTCCTTCATCTATGCCACCACCTAAAGCAAGTGCTGCTCCAAGTGGTGCAACGGCTGCGCCTCCGCCTCCTGTTAAACCAGTTCCTGCTGCGGTGAAGCCAACTGAAACGGCTGCACAGGCAGAAGAGGATGAATCGCTTACAAAAGGTGATGTGGTCTTCTTTTAG
- a CDS encoding sulfatase-like hydrolase/transferase encodes MISILSHKITRMSSFKRISLIVSIFILYDIFIIKKPLNFIHDILGARYIANYFLSIIALILFVLFIDLLFKGKFFAKLLGSLLVIVPLGIQTAHYAFYNAPLSAYGIRFFFSNPLMTSQLGLENINFLKLFLFFIFSILIICLFLPKKKKLEFRRTKMVLYFVLYVPIVILCGVSWYLILDFQNALVSVYAALPETGRSLYFKKLKQDKPTISLSPTEKKLPNILWIVGESVAKNHMSLYGYTRKTTPNLDQLRDDGILFPFQNVVSIGPHTLISVPYMLVGKQNIDPFGTIYSSPSIFEYAKARNYDTAFISAQDLRWKNFDQLSGNGIADYYRSGSDFSTSVRVSKGADDMKVLDKSILPHLQEMRPPFLLIAHMDGSHYPYNIHSEKEYKKFFPENSPNGTNAYDNTIVYTDVYLKRLIDASRKKDPNIWIFYTTDHGQNVALAQDNKTSQSETVEEKTAGNLSAEQKPEGTIKPELATQKNVDENNSIFSGWASKIKQMFAEKDQNDDESAVTFNQGYNPNIIHNAFFVIPPNNFRELIKSKEHAPVAQSDIFATILQLMDIDKPAAKIDGMSLLEPIPENRLRISTGFVVTNDNVPEAEVFYPDLTSLFVDFSRNSVSVSADKSVIRLSDADQDIQNLFEERNRKIN; translated from the coding sequence ATGATTTCTATCCTTTCCCATAAAATAACGAGAATGAGTTCGTTTAAAAGAATTTCACTTATAGTTTCTATTTTTATTCTATATGACATCTTTATCATTAAAAAACCCCTGAACTTTATCCACGATATTCTTGGGGCCAGATATATTGCAAACTATTTCTTAAGTATTATCGCCCTTATTCTTTTTGTTTTATTTATTGATCTTCTCTTTAAAGGCAAATTCTTTGCAAAATTATTGGGAAGTTTATTAGTTATTGTTCCCCTAGGCATTCAGACTGCTCATTATGCTTTTTATAATGCGCCTTTAAGTGCATATGGCATTCGCTTTTTCTTTAGCAATCCCCTTATGACAAGCCAACTGGGCTTAGAGAATATTAATTTTTTAAAACTTTTTTTATTTTTTATTTTCTCTATTTTAATTATTTGTTTATTCTTACCTAAGAAAAAGAAACTAGAATTCCGTAGAACAAAAATGGTACTTTATTTTGTTCTTTATGTGCCTATCGTTATCCTTTGTGGAGTGAGCTGGTACCTTATTTTAGATTTTCAAAATGCCTTAGTATCAGTTTATGCTGCTCTGCCAGAAACGGGGCGCTCGCTTTATTTTAAAAAATTGAAGCAAGATAAGCCGACAATTTCACTTTCACCCACTGAAAAAAAGTTACCCAATATCTTATGGATCGTTGGTGAATCTGTTGCAAAAAATCATATGAGTTTATATGGGTACACACGCAAAACCACACCAAATCTCGATCAACTGCGCGATGATGGCATTCTTTTTCCCTTTCAAAATGTCGTGAGCATAGGACCGCACACACTTATTTCTGTGCCCTATATGCTCGTGGGCAAACAAAATATCGATCCCTTTGGCACTATTTATTCTTCCCCAAGTATTTTCGAATATGCAAAGGCAAGAAATTACGACACAGCATTTATCAGCGCACAGGATCTGCGTTGGAAGAATTTTGACCAACTTTCTGGCAATGGCATTGCTGATTATTACCGATCGGGATCCGATTTTAGTACGAGTGTGCGGGTTTCAAAGGGCGCAGATGATATGAAAGTTCTTGATAAAAGTATTCTTCCTCATCTCCAAGAAATGCGTCCGCCTTTTCTGCTTATTGCGCACATGGATGGCAGTCATTATCCTTACAATATTCATTCTGAAAAAGAATATAAAAAATTCTTTCCTGAAAATAGCCCAAACGGAACAAATGCCTATGACAATACCATTGTCTATACAGATGTTTATTTAAAACGCTTAATAGATGCCTCACGCAAAAAAGATCCCAATATTTGGATCTTTTACACCACGGATCATGGCCAAAATGTCGCTCTAGCCCAAGATAATAAAACTTCTCAAAGTGAAACTGTTGAAGAAAAAACAGCTGGAAATCTAAGCGCAGAACAAAAGCCAGAAGGAACTATCAAACCCGAACTTGCGACCCAAAAAAATGTCGATGAAAATAATTCTATTTTTTCTGGCTGGGCTAGTAAAATAAAACAAATGTTTGCAGAAAAAGATCAAAATGATGATGAATCTGCTGTTACCTTTAATCAAGGTTACAATCCCAACATCATCCACAATGCCTTTTTTGTAATCCCACCAAATAACTTTCGGGAATTGATCAAAAGCAAAGAGCATGCGCCAGTAGCACAATCCGATATATTTGCAACCATTCTACAGCTTATGGATATCGATAAACCCGCCGCAAAAATAGATGGGATGTCTTTATTAGAGCCTATTCCAGAAAATAGACTACGCATTTCGACAGGTTTTGTTGTGACCAATGATAACGTACCTGAAGCAGAAGTATTTTACCCCGATTTAACTTCATTATTTGTTGATTTTTCAAGAAATAGTGTGAGTGTTTCTGCAGATAAATCTGTGATACGTCTTTCGGATGCAGACCAAGATATTCAAAATCTATTTGAAGAAAGAAACCGAAAAATTAATTAA
- a CDS encoding SpoIIE family protein phosphatase, whose product MSNITIDDIIQKWTKKLLNIVQNVYAYIGFIILFGIIGNIVIVNLALNIFMIFFTIFSGIFTYILFKKSNALINEWHEEFTEPTQKLLQTIQMVSIQNLDLLPEEQLNSFTSESHLKLLEVARGILEHQRFIDQVVDNMFEMMFLLNQDGIIMKANKSACETTRFVQAELIGQHIRKLFPHAESLVDYYLELEIQFTTQGFVRDVEVFVQTSEGELLPFSINGVKIESTTGSLLGYTMIAKNQAETVRLFNQLNKSNYELGRANDELGKRYDQIKKEIEEKEGQRRTLEMELATSQLVQKTFLPQTAPVHPNVECAGTAIPAAFCGGDWWNTVSLKDKFFVFIADVTGHGTASAMVTAAVSGYFVAVQSKLFAGENLDVDDILVGFDTVLSSMGNSNDVRYNMTCFSCVFDFEKRVIRFSNAGHNFPMLVRADKKVISLVASGHRLGNTNGERFEKKEIPLEKDDFVFFYTDGLIENKNDQDDEYGKRRLRKFIDKNNSENCAAFIEHLLQDALEFYGSGKPLEDDITIVVTRINQL is encoded by the coding sequence TTGAGTAACATAACGATAGACGACATCATCCAAAAGTGGACAAAAAAGCTTTTGAATATCGTTCAAAACGTTTATGCCTATATTGGCTTTATTATTCTTTTTGGTATTATCGGCAATATCGTTATTGTGAATTTAGCTCTCAATATATTCATGATATTTTTTACTATATTTTCTGGTATTTTTACCTACATTTTATTTAAAAAATCAAATGCATTAATTAACGAATGGCATGAAGAATTCACTGAGCCGACACAAAAACTTTTACAAACGATACAAATGGTTTCGATTCAAAATCTAGATCTTTTACCCGAAGAACAACTTAATAGTTTTACCTCTGAATCGCATTTAAAACTACTTGAAGTAGCAAGAGGCATTCTTGAACATCAAAGATTTATCGACCAAGTCGTTGATAACATGTTTGAAATGATGTTTCTCTTAAATCAAGACGGAATTATTATGAAAGCAAATAAATCCGCTTGTGAAACGACTCGATTCGTGCAAGCAGAACTCATAGGCCAACATATTAGGAAATTATTTCCGCACGCAGAAAGTTTAGTAGATTATTATTTAGAACTTGAAATTCAATTCACAACGCAAGGTTTTGTAAGAGATGTTGAAGTCTTTGTTCAGACTTCAGAAGGAGAACTTTTACCATTTTCAATCAATGGTGTTAAAATTGAAAGCACGACTGGATCTCTTCTTGGCTACACAATGATTGCGAAAAACCAAGCCGAAACAGTGCGCTTATTTAATCAATTAAACAAAAGTAATTATGAACTTGGTAGAGCTAATGATGAACTCGGTAAACGATATGATCAAATTAAAAAAGAAATCGAAGAAAAAGAGGGGCAGCGTAGAACACTCGAAATGGAACTTGCAACAAGTCAATTGGTGCAAAAAACATTTCTTCCACAAACAGCCCCCGTTCATCCCAATGTAGAATGCGCAGGCACTGCAATTCCTGCTGCTTTTTGCGGAGGAGATTGGTGGAACACTGTTTCATTAAAAGATAAGTTTTTCGTTTTTATTGCGGATGTCACTGGACACGGTACCGCCAGTGCTATGGTGACAGCAGCAGTGTCTGGTTATTTTGTTGCAGTTCAAAGCAAACTTTTCGCTGGAGAAAATCTTGATGTGGATGACATTCTCGTAGGATTTGATACAGTGCTCTCGAGCATGGGTAATAGCAATGACGTGCGATACAATATGACCTGTTTTTCTTGTGTTTTTGATTTCGAAAAAAGAGTCATACGTTTTTCAAATGCTGGACATAATTTTCCAATGCTTGTACGAGCAGACAAAAAAGTTATAAGTTTAGTTGCAAGTGGTCACCGACTCGGTAATACGAATGGTGAAAGATTTGAAAAAAAGGAAATTCCACTTGAAAAAGACGACTTTGTATTTTTTTATACAGATGGACTGATAGAAAATAAAAATGATCAAGATGACGAATATGGCAAAAGGAGATTGCGGAAGTTTATAGACAAAAATAACTCTGAAAATTGTGCTGCTTTTATTGAACATCTTCTCCAGGATGCTTTGGAATTTTATGGTTCTGGTAAGCCTCTTGAAGATGATATAACCATAGTCGTAACAAGGATAAATCAACTTTAA
- a CDS encoding sigma 54-interacting transcriptional regulator: MNGSYALMGSSAIIRHVQHLVYKVAESNSSILITGEPGTGKDAIAKIIHERSQRNKFPFVPIKCASGNEEFLEIELFGYEAGYLPQNAQGREGHFRQAEGGVLYLDEVSKLSDKLQLALYRVINDGVIRSLGGKADIPINIRVICSTSVDLEQLVRRGLFREDLFYKLSATSIYLPPIRERREDIPILSEYFVQKFNQLKSKKIVGISHDAMNALLQNVWTHNIQELENLIERIVVLKNSGSIEISDLPPRLRNLVTDNIDAFYDRTHQPVLNQNNIMPQNNNVYHNSGSTHISQYSKIGSQNSAVPPYAQSQRENAILNNHNSHYNRNNQINNQTNNYSQVTQQQANYNQNYSQPQNSLQNNNPPITRNSMFDDIPSEIDQFIKKEIDLGSGIDFYRVVEEFENRLISEALRRTNHNKNRAAQLLSMNRTTLVEKLKKRATSSPIKSETGRVKRNSAFTIFDGLGNDNPDFDTIDFVNLGTEDGV, translated from the coding sequence GTGAACGGATCTTATGCGCTTATGGGGTCAAGTGCCATTATTCGCCATGTTCAGCATCTTGTGTATAAGGTTGCAGAGAGCAATTCTTCAATTTTAATCACAGGTGAACCAGGCACTGGCAAAGACGCAATTGCCAAGATCATTCATGAGAGGTCACAGCGCAATAAATTCCCTTTTGTGCCGATTAAGTGCGCATCAGGGAACGAAGAGTTTCTCGAAATAGAACTTTTTGGTTATGAAGCGGGTTATCTCCCACAAAACGCACAGGGGCGTGAAGGACATTTCCGCCAGGCTGAAGGTGGAGTTCTGTACCTAGATGAAGTCAGCAAATTAAGCGACAAGTTGCAGCTAGCATTGTATCGTGTAATCAATGATGGAGTCATTCGCAGTCTTGGAGGAAAAGCGGATATTCCAATTAATATTAGAGTTATTTGCTCTACTTCAGTGGATTTGGAGCAATTAGTCAGAAGAGGTCTATTCCGTGAAGATCTTTTCTATAAATTATCCGCAACTTCGATTTATTTGCCTCCAATTCGTGAAAGAAGAGAAGATATTCCAATTTTATCTGAATATTTTGTACAAAAATTCAACCAATTAAAATCAAAGAAAATTGTGGGTATTTCCCATGATGCCATGAACGCACTTTTGCAAAATGTATGGACTCATAATATTCAGGAATTGGAAAATTTAATAGAACGTATCGTTGTCTTAAAAAATTCAGGGAGTATTGAAATCAGTGATCTCCCTCCGAGACTGAGGAATTTAGTCACCGATAATATTGATGCATTCTATGATAGAACTCATCAACCTGTATTAAATCAAAATAATATTATGCCGCAAAACAACAATGTCTATCACAATTCAGGCTCGACTCATATTTCACAATATTCAAAAATTGGCTCACAAAACTCGGCAGTTCCTCCTTATGCTCAGTCGCAAAGAGAAAATGCAATTTTAAATAATCATAACAGTCATTATAATAGAAACAATCAAATAAATAATCAGACAAATAATTATTCGCAAGTGACGCAACAGCAAGCTAATTATAATCAAAATTATTCACAGCCACAAAATAGTTTACAAAATAACAATCCTCCAATCACCCGTAATTCAATGTTCGATGATATACCAAGTGAAATTGATCAATTTATTAAAAAAGAAATAGACTTAGGATCCGGAATTGATTTTTATCGAGTGGTTGAAGAATTTGAAAATAGATTGATTTCTGAAGCACTCAGAAGAACAAATCACAATAAAAACCGCGCTGCGCAATTGTTATCGATGAATCGAACGACTTTGGTTGAAAAACTTAAGAAACGGGCAACATCTTCACCTATCAAGTCAGAAACAGGTCGAGTAAAAAGAAATTCAGCTTTCACAATTTTTGACGGACTTGGCAATGACAACCCTGATTTTGATACAATTGATTTTGTTAACTTAGGTACTGAAGATGGTGTGTGA
- a CDS encoding PDZ domain-containing protein, with protein MKSFVAKFKHRIFSSDLVIPPAEKVVPYVYSIAGISFALGVVTTFTGLSQSKNNKNTQPFDINNTESLTETQTVESILKRNLFNVTGAIPDAEDNGKIVCSPNPIKSELQYKIAGIIFGGTSESSIVQFENSGSTDNKKSNSFVIGNMLPMGGRLTGIQKNRILITNKNCPEYIDLVYPTPPKSRESRVSQSNTGSSFKENGFERNGNVSTASKQWVNNILTNNFAKTLEDAKASPYLVGGQVKGFILTNITPNSVYAKLGLQNGDIVNSINNIQLNDAARAIQTLNSMRNENTIVLQILRSGKQTELKANIQ; from the coding sequence ATGAAGAGTTTTGTAGCAAAATTCAAACATAGGATATTCTCGTCAGACTTAGTTATTCCGCCTGCAGAAAAAGTTGTGCCCTATGTTTACTCAATAGCCGGCATTTCCTTTGCTTTGGGTGTTGTCACTACGTTTACTGGGCTCTCGCAATCAAAAAACAATAAAAATACGCAGCCGTTTGATATAAATAATACCGAATCCTTAACAGAAACTCAAACAGTGGAATCCATCCTTAAAAGAAATTTATTTAATGTAACTGGCGCTATTCCGGATGCTGAAGACAACGGAAAAATTGTCTGTTCACCAAATCCTATAAAATCTGAACTCCAGTACAAAATTGCAGGCATCATTTTTGGTGGCACATCTGAATCAAGTATAGTTCAATTTGAAAATTCCGGCTCAACCGATAATAAAAAAAGTAATAGTTTTGTCATAGGTAACATGCTCCCAATGGGTGGTAGGTTAACAGGAATTCAAAAAAATAGAATTTTAATTACCAATAAAAACTGCCCAGAATATATTGATCTTGTTTATCCCACTCCACCTAAAAGTCGAGAATCTCGCGTTTCTCAAAGTAACACAGGATCTTCATTTAAAGAAAATGGCTTTGAACGAAATGGCAATGTTTCTACAGCTTCAAAACAATGGGTAAATAATATATTAACAAATAATTTTGCTAAAACACTTGAAGATGCAAAAGCATCTCCTTATCTTGTCGGTGGTCAAGTTAAAGGATTTATATTAACAAATATAACACCCAACAGTGTTTATGCAAAGTTAGGTTTGCAAAATGGTGATATTGTCAATTCAATTAATAATATTCAATTAAATGATGCTGCACGTGCCATTCAAACTCTTAACTCAATGAGAAATGAAAACACAATCGTATTGCAAATATTAAGAAGTGGTAAACAAACGGAGTTAAAGGCGAATATACAGTAA
- the rpsR gene encoding 30S ribosomal protein S18 produces MAVSTGKKKRRYSRPKRTLDPQITFDYKDTQLLRRFVTEHGKIVPRRISGASAQQQRALTVAVKRARTMAILSYGQGSDAR; encoded by the coding sequence ATGGCAGTATCCACAGGTAAGAAAAAGCGTCGTTATTCCAGACCAAAAAGAACGCTCGATCCACAAATCACTTTCGACTACAAAGACACACAACTTCTTCGCCGTTTCGTAACTGAACACGGTAAAATCGTTCCACGTCGCATCAGCGGTGCCAGCGCACAACAGCAACGCGCGCTTACAGTAGCTGTTAAACGTGCTCGCACTATGGCTATTCTGAGCTATGGCCAAGGCAGCGATGCTCGCTAA